tatatatatatatatatatatatatatatatatgtgtgtgtgtgtgtgtgtgtgtgtgtgtgtgtgtgtgcgcgtgtgtgtgtgtgtgtgtgtgtgtgtgtgtgtgtttgtgtgtgtgtgtgtgtgtgtgtgtgtgtgtgtgtgtgtgtgtgtaaagatatatttgagtacatacatatattcatatatacgcacctacatacatacgtatgtacactaATGTCATTTAATAATCTGTTGTCCTCACGATGTTCATAATTGCTCAAGCGTTTGTTTCCCGCACAAACAAGTGCACACAATATCTCAAtggataacaaaagcaaaaagttgttttttgtttattaccaATTACATTCGCCGAATGTTGCAGAAGTTGCGCCGAAGGGTCGTCTGGCTCCGGGGTTTCTGGCGAACGAAAGAAAAGGTGATGAGAATTctgattatctattatcattattgctattattattattatcattattattatttttaaagtgtGTTATGGAGGTACTTATCTGAGATGAAATGGagcgttttattttattattactattatcattaacttatttatttgcttttgatTGTCAGTTTCTTCTTCCAAGTAAAGTTCACTCTGCGACATTCCTGTGTTGCAAGCGTCACCGCCTGCAACTTCAGCGTCGCTCACGGGAATCGCCCCGCTCGTTCCCTCCGATCTGCCCTTTTAAGTGTCGCCAGCATGCAAGAAGCAACTTTGATTTCATACTTACAACGACCAAAGCCGCCTCCGATTCCCCCGCCGCCTCCGAGTCCTCCTCCGGATCCGCCTCCGAGtcccccgccgcctcctcctcctcctccggatcCGCCTCCAAGTCCCCCGCCGCCTCCGAGTCCTCCGCCTCCGTTgtgacctccaccacctcctcctccgaaccCTCCACCGGTTCCGCCGTTGTGGTTTCCACCGTGGTTTCCTCCGCTGCCTCCTCCCCCATGGTGGCCtccactgcctcctcccccaTGGTGGCCTCCGTGGTGTCCGCCGCCGTTGtggcctccacctccgcctccaccgcctcctcctccgcctcctcctcccccgaggCGACGGGCCCGAGAGGCCGGCACCAGCAGCGCGAGGGCCAGCACCAGCGCCAGCGTTGGTCCCTTCTGTGGAAGTGTTAATGAGAATGAATTTGTCACTCCCTTTAACTTCGGTTCGCGATTATCGCATCTGAAATCAAAAGCTTTGCAACCCAAGGTGAATATGCTTTCTTTAAAGTGAACTCTCAAGGCAGAGTCcatttccttttctgcttctaaCATTCTTAAGGCCTTCTTGCAGCTTTACAGTTTCCACGCTTCCCTCTCACGATGGCCACCGACCTCTATCTCTGAATTTATCCCAACATGCACATGACCACAGTATAATATTATGAGAAAAAGGCAAAACTCTCAGTGTGGATTTATGTGCTGGAGGACGCCATGGACCAGAGAAGTTCAGATGGATAGCGTTCAGATGCAGAACAACTGAACTGATCTTACCATCTTTGCAGGAAGGTTGCAGGCAGGGTCTGTCCTCTGTTCATCCACTGAAGCCATTATATACGATGCCCgctgaacatgcacacacacacacacacacgtacacgcataccgTATTTCTTGAACAGGAACAAAAGAGCAATGAGGGATATTTGTTCACTAAACAAATCGTTCGGTGCAACAGCTCCTGCCGTTTCCGAGAAGTTGCATACACACGCAGGCTGAGATATCTTTGTATCGCCTCACATATCCAGTGTctctggattatatatatatatatatatatatatatatatatatatatatatatatatatatatatatatataaatatatatatatatatac
This genomic stretch from Penaeus vannamei isolate JL-2024 chromosome 28, ASM4276789v1, whole genome shotgun sequence harbors:
- the LOC113822839 gene encoding acanthoscurrin-1-like, whose translation is MKGPTLALVLALALLVPASRARRLGGGGGGGGGGGGGGGGHNGGGHHGGHHGGGGSGGHHGGGGSGGNHGGNHNGGTGGGFGGGGGGGHNGGGGLGGGGGLGGGSGGGGGGGGGLGGGSGGGLGGGGGIGGGFGR